From Aquificota bacterium, one genomic window encodes:
- the pstB gene encoding phosphate ABC transporter ATP-binding protein PstB: protein MVETIIGLKKRMEIINLNFYYGKNHALKNISMPIYDKKITALIGPSGCGKTTLLRCLNRMQDLYPNNRYEGDILLDGASIFDKSVDLIELRSKVGMVFQKPTPFPMSIFDNVAFGLKLKGIRGSELKDRVEKALKDAALWDEVKDRLKESAFSLSGGQQQRLCIARSIAVEPEVLLFDEPTSALDPISTAKIEELIVELKKTITIVIVTHNMQQAARISDYTAFMYLGELIEFGPTEKIFTKPDKKLTEDYITGRFG, encoded by the coding sequence ATGGTTGAGACCATAATAGGGCTAAAAAAGCGCATGGAAATAATCAACCTTAACTTCTATTATGGAAAAAATCACGCCCTAAAGAACATAAGCATGCCTATATACGACAAAAAAATCACCGCCTTGATAGGACCTTCTGGTTGTGGGAAAACAACACTTTTAAGATGTCTAAATAGGATGCAAGACCTCTATCCCAACAACAGGTATGAGGGTGATATACTTCTGGATGGTGCAAGCATCTTTGATAAGAGTGTGGACCTAATAGAATTGAGAAGCAAGGTTGGTATGGTCTTTCAAAAGCCCACACCCTTTCCCATGTCTATCTTTGATAATGTGGCCTTTGGGCTTAAGCTAAAAGGCATAAGAGGGTCCGAGCTAAAGGACCGTGTGGAAAAGGCTCTAAAAGATGCCGCCCTTTGGGATGAGGTGAAGGACAGATTAAAGGAAAGCGCCTTTTCCCTCTCCGGTGGTCAACAGCAAAGACTTTGTATAGCAAGAAGCATTGCAGTAGAGCCAGAAGTCTTGCTCTTTGATGAACCAACCTCCGCCCTTGACCCCATATCCACAGCCAAGATAGAGGAGCTTATTGTGGAGCTTAAAAAGACCATAACCATAGTCATAGTTACCCACAACATGCAACAGGCTGCAAGGATATCCGACTACACAGCCTTCATGTACCTTGGCGAACTTATAGAGTTTGGACCAACGGAAAAGATATTTACCAAGCCAGACAAAAAACTTACAGAAGACTACATCACAGGAAGGTTTGGTTAA
- a CDS encoding FAD-dependent oxidoreductase, whose product MKVIVVGNGMASTALVEELIRQGGDIEIHVFGEERTLSYNRIHLADILSGKKLFSQIVINRWSYYEEHGVKLHIGEKVEKVLPWKKLLLTSDGKLYPYDKLVIATGSLPKVPPIKGVDKKGVFTFRSIRDVYGIMELARVSKRAVVIGGGLLGLECAKALKDIGLDVYLVHLFDVLMEQYIDKTASDMLKKSLEGFGIRVLLSKRTEEIVGEKKVSRVRFSDGEEIEADMVIIATGVVPNVELAKNSGIKVDRGVLVNDFLETSEQDVYAIGDCIQHREKTYGLLAPIMEQVKVCAKNLLYGNVERYEGSLSHAILKVAGVRLMSVGEIQEREGDEVILFKDSSRYRKAIVRDGKLVGAILLGDLAGSESLLDLIRTGKSVENIKPHFLIRDLIKEEVKITFKPEDLVCNCNAVSYGRILEAIKSGAKTIEDIQALTKASTSCGGCMPTIESILKEHVKVRPAKVNKVEEYKRSKHPFEVNLREKLEVWAREHGDWQRVPEEDREYGLKWYGIFYRKATPGYFMVRIRITHGKLNADQARVIAYLSKKFGRNQVDLTSREQIQLRWIELKDLPEVLSAIERVGLTTLQTGMDNVRNITGDPLSGLAEDSIIDTIPISKRITEIFLGKRQYADLPRKFNLGLVGSKTDSINCRYNDLCFYLAKKDNIYGFNVYAGGKIGSGGPVEALDLNIFVLPYEAIDITKAVLEIYSDMGSREDRTKNRLYFLIEELGVEGFRGEIERRLLRNLWRKGEDLVERAGERTGIIRQKNGLYAVSLMVPAGIFTGEDLERLAYLSRKYGSGEIRLSVYQNIYLVNIPEEHLEELLSDPIFNKYPTSASPYLTGLIACQGSETCAFGVIENKPDALRLAGYLSQKMPIHLPLRMHWSGCAKGCGQHGAGDLGFVGTKVKINGEVKLAVDIFLKGKKVQTIPLDDLEDSMEGLVRTILEKGM is encoded by the coding sequence ATGAAGGTTATAGTGGTAGGAAACGGTATGGCAAGCACTGCTTTGGTTGAGGAGCTCATAAGGCAAGGCGGAGACATTGAAATACACGTCTTTGGCGAGGAAAGGACCTTAAGCTATAACAGGATACACTTGGCGGATATCCTCAGCGGTAAAAAGCTCTTTAGTCAGATAGTTATAAACAGGTGGAGCTATTACGAAGAGCATGGTGTAAAGCTACATATAGGTGAAAAGGTTGAAAAGGTATTACCTTGGAAGAAGCTTTTGCTAACTTCCGATGGGAAGCTTTATCCCTATGATAAGCTGGTTATAGCCACTGGAAGCCTTCCCAAGGTGCCACCTATAAAGGGTGTGGATAAGAAGGGGGTCTTTACCTTTAGGAGTATAAGGGATGTGTATGGCATAATGGAGCTGGCGAGGGTTTCAAAAAGGGCTGTGGTAATAGGGGGTGGCCTCCTTGGCCTTGAGTGTGCAAAGGCCTTAAAAGATATAGGCCTTGATGTTTATCTGGTTCACCTTTTTGACGTGCTTATGGAGCAATATATTGACAAAACAGCCAGCGATATGCTTAAGAAAAGCCTTGAGGGCTTTGGCATAAGGGTTTTGCTTTCAAAAAGGACGGAGGAGATAGTTGGAGAGAAGAAGGTTAGCCGTGTGAGGTTCTCCGATGGGGAGGAGATAGAGGCGGATATGGTTATAATAGCCACGGGCGTGGTGCCAAACGTGGAGCTGGCAAAGAACTCTGGCATAAAGGTGGATAGGGGTGTGCTTGTAAACGATTTTCTTGAGACATCGGAGCAGGATGTATACGCCATAGGCGATTGTATACAGCACAGGGAAAAGACTTACGGGCTTTTGGCTCCCATAATGGAGCAGGTTAAGGTGTGCGCCAAAAACCTTTTGTATGGCAATGTGGAAAGGTACGAAGGGTCCTTAAGCCATGCCATTCTAAAGGTGGCTGGAGTAAGGCTTATGTCGGTGGGGGAGATTCAGGAAAGGGAAGGGGATGAGGTGATCCTCTTTAAGGACAGCTCCAGGTATAGGAAGGCCATTGTGAGGGATGGTAAGCTTGTGGGTGCCATACTGCTTGGAGACTTGGCAGGAAGCGAAAGCCTATTGGACCTCATCAGGACAGGGAAGAGTGTGGAAAACATAAAGCCACACTTTCTTATAAGGGATTTAATCAAGGAAGAGGTAAAAATCACCTTTAAGCCAGAGGACCTTGTTTGCAACTGCAACGCCGTCTCTTACGGAAGGATCCTTGAGGCCATAAAAAGCGGAGCTAAAACTATTGAAGATATCCAAGCTCTCACAAAAGCTTCCACTTCCTGCGGTGGGTGTATGCCAACCATTGAAAGCATACTAAAAGAGCATGTAAAGGTAAGGCCAGCAAAGGTAAACAAAGTAGAAGAATACAAGAGAAGTAAACATCCCTTTGAGGTTAACCTAAGGGAAAAGCTTGAAGTTTGGGCAAGGGAGCATGGAGATTGGCAAAGGGTGCCGGAGGAGGACAGAGAGTATGGGCTAAAGTGGTATGGCATCTTTTATAGAAAGGCCACGCCTGGCTACTTTATGGTTAGGATTAGAATTACCCATGGAAAGCTAAACGCAGACCAGGCAAGGGTTATAGCCTACCTTTCTAAGAAGTTTGGAAGGAACCAGGTAGACCTCACCTCAAGGGAACAGATACAGCTAAGGTGGATAGAGTTAAAAGACCTTCCGGAGGTTCTATCAGCCATAGAAAGGGTGGGGCTTACAACTCTACAAACGGGTATGGACAATGTGAGAAACATCACGGGAGACCCCCTATCGGGCCTTGCGGAAGACTCAATCATTGACACCATACCCATAAGCAAGAGGATAACGGAGATTTTCCTAGGCAAAAGACAGTATGCGGACCTTCCAAGGAAGTTTAACCTGGGCTTGGTAGGTTCAAAGACAGATAGTATAAACTGCAGGTATAACGACCTTTGCTTTTATTTAGCAAAAAAGGATAACATCTACGGCTTTAACGTTTATGCGGGCGGTAAGATAGGCTCCGGTGGTCCTGTGGAGGCCCTTGACCTAAATATCTTTGTCCTTCCCTACGAAGCCATAGATATAACTAAGGCGGTGCTTGAGATATATTCAGATATGGGAAGCAGAGAAGATAGGACAAAGAACAGGCTTTACTTCTTAATAGAAGAGCTGGGTGTGGAGGGCTTTAGGGGCGAGATAGAGAGAAGGCTTTTGAGAAACCTTTGGAGAAAGGGTGAGGATTTGGTAGAAAGGGCGGGTGAGAGGACTGGAATAATAAGGCAAAAGAACGGCCTCTACGCCGTTAGCCTGATGGTGCCTGCGGGCATCTTTACAGGGGAGGATTTGGAAAGGCTGGCTTACCTTTCAAGGAAATATGGAAGTGGTGAGATAAGGCTATCTGTATACCAAAACATATACCTTGTAAACATTCCAGAGGAACATTTGGAAGAGCTACTTTCGGACCCAATCTTTAACAAATATCCAACCAGTGCCTCCCCATACCTTACAGGCCTTATAGCCTGCCAAGGGAGTGAGACCTGCGCCTTTGGAGTCATTGAAAACAAGCCGGACGCTTTAAGGCTTGCAGGCTATCTATCTCAAAAGATGCCAATCCACTTACCCTTACGGATGCACTGGTCTGGGTGTGCCAAGGGTTGTGGACAGCATGGCGCTGGAGACCTTGGCTTTGTGGGTACAAAGGTAAAGATAAACGGAGAGGTAAAACTGGCTGTGGATATTTTCTTAAAAGGGAAGAAGGTTCAGACTATACCCCTTGATGACTTAGAAGACTCCATGGAAGGACTTGTGCGGACTATACTTGAAAAGGGTATGTAA
- a CDS encoding glycosyltransferase, which produces MLSEGIEVKRIGDLLIEKGLINPQQLEEALEYQKKYGGRVGWILASLGYIKRLDFYKTLAEHYKLEFIEDRDRIVSLIDPNLIKNFDPQELSTHELIPAKVDENEVLILTSNPMGFKVSSFTKKHFPGYKVKQIVITDLDLIKTLEHFFVDTFIDRAINGLFYITPEYSASVVFSKGQVFLMGFLFMLLLIGLYIDTSFTLSFLIAIVQLFYLASIGFKLIVSIAGSKSEVEQFISDEEVKSLKEEDLPVYTVLVPVYKEPEVIGILIGSLKKMDYPQNKLDVVLLLEEDDTETLEAAKTHAPPINWRFLRIPNSIPKTKPKACNYGLFFARGKYLTIYDAEDIPEPDQLKKAVIAFKKAGNDFICFQAALNYFNRDENFLTKMFTLEYSYWFDYLLPGLYNLKLPIPLGGTSNHFDVEKLREIGAWDPFNTTEDADLGVRAFGRGYKVGVINSTTYEEANARVKNWIRQRSRWIKGYMQTFLVHARNPIKLYKAVGFRGLLAFYFLIGGTPFIFLVNPIMWFMFIIWLITQTQLYEYIFPSFVLYISLFNLLFGNFMGVYLNLIAVFRRKYYELLPYAFLNPIYWMLHSIASYKALYELFTKPFYWQKTQHGITKYKPPLVQS; this is translated from the coding sequence ATGCTTTCTGAAGGCATTGAAGTAAAAAGAATAGGTGATCTTTTAATTGAAAAGGGCCTAATAAACCCACAACAGCTAGAAGAAGCCCTTGAATATCAAAAAAAGTATGGTGGAAGGGTTGGGTGGATACTCGCTTCCTTAGGCTATATAAAAAGGCTTGACTTTTACAAAACCTTAGCAGAGCACTATAAGCTTGAATTTATAGAAGACAGAGATAGAATAGTGAGCCTTATTGACCCTAACCTTATTAAAAATTTTGATCCTCAAGAACTTTCAACGCATGAACTTATACCTGCAAAAGTTGATGAAAATGAAGTTTTAATTCTTACTTCCAATCCTATGGGTTTTAAAGTATCCTCTTTTACAAAAAAACACTTTCCAGGTTATAAGGTAAAACAGATAGTAATTACAGATCTTGATCTTATAAAAACATTGGAACATTTTTTTGTAGATACTTTTATAGATAGGGCAATAAACGGTTTGTTTTATATAACACCAGAATATTCTGCTTCTGTTGTCTTTTCTAAGGGTCAGGTTTTTCTTATGGGCTTTTTGTTCATGTTATTGCTAATTGGCCTTTATATTGATACCTCTTTTACACTTTCCTTTCTTATAGCCATAGTCCAGCTTTTTTACCTAGCTTCCATAGGATTTAAGCTAATAGTTAGCATAGCGGGTTCAAAGTCGGAGGTAGAACAGTTTATAAGCGATGAGGAGGTCAAAAGTTTAAAGGAAGAAGACCTGCCCGTATATACGGTGCTTGTGCCTGTTTACAAAGAACCAGAGGTTATAGGTATTTTGATAGGTAGTCTTAAGAAGATGGATTATCCTCAAAACAAGTTGGACGTTGTACTTCTTCTTGAGGAGGATGATACAGAGACCCTAGAGGCTGCAAAAACACACGCACCGCCCATCAATTGGAGATTTTTAAGAATACCCAACAGCATACCAAAAACAAAGCCTAAGGCTTGTAATTATGGCTTGTTTTTTGCACGTGGAAAATACCTTACCATATATGATGCAGAAGATATACCAGAACCAGACCAACTAAAGAAGGCTGTCATAGCCTTTAAGAAGGCTGGAAATGACTTTATATGCTTTCAGGCTGCACTTAACTACTTCAACAGGGATGAAAACTTTTTGACCAAAATGTTTACCTTGGAATACTCCTACTGGTTTGACTATCTACTTCCAGGGCTATACAATCTAAAACTGCCCATACCTTTGGGTGGTACAAGCAACCATTTTGATGTGGAAAAGCTAAGAGAAATAGGTGCGTGGGATCCTTTTAACACTACAGAAGATGCAGATTTGGGTGTGCGTGCCTTTGGCAGGGGTTATAAGGTGGGCGTAATAAATTCCACAACTTACGAAGAAGCAAACGCAAGAGTGAAAAACTGGATAAGACAGAGGTCAAGATGGATAAAGGGGTATATGCAGACCTTTTTGGTACATGCAAGAAATCCAATAAAACTGTACAAAGCTGTAGGCTTTAGAGGCCTTTTGGCCTTCTATTTCCTAATAGGTGGTACGCCCTTTATATTCCTTGTTAACCCTATCATGTGGTTTATGTTTATAATCTGGTTAATAACTCAAACGCAGCTATACGAATATATATTTCCAAGTTTTGTTCTTTATATATCACTCTTCAACCTACTTTTTGGCAATTTCATGGGTGTGTATTTAAATTTGATAGCTGTATTCAGGAGAAAATACTATGAATTACTACCATACGCTTTCCTAAATCCAATATATTGGATGTTGCATTCCATAGCTTCATACAAAGCCCTATATGAACTCTTTACAAAGCCCTTTTATTGGCAAAAAACACAGCACGGCATAACAAAGTACAAACCTCCATTGGTGCAATCATGA
- a CDS encoding acyl-CoA thioesterase encodes MFSYRRRVQFYETDAQGIVHHSNYFKYFEETRGELLRSLGLPYSRLREEGYEVVLLSASCEFLKPLRYDEEFVISLTLSHIDRFTFSFEYLLNSSEVLKAKGNTKHCLLKDGKLVSIPKHVKEKLSQFFSNPCKR; translated from the coding sequence GTGTTCTCTTACCGCAGGCGCGTGCAGTTTTATGAGACAGATGCCCAAGGCATAGTGCATCACTCCAATTACTTTAAATACTTTGAGGAAACAAGGGGGGAACTTTTAAGGTCCTTAGGTCTTCCCTACTCCAGGCTAAGGGAAGAGGGTTATGAGGTGGTTTTGCTTAGCGCCTCTTGCGAATTTCTCAAGCCCTTAAGGTATGATGAGGAGTTTGTCATAAGCTTGACCCTTTCTCATATAGACCGCTTTACCTTTTCCTTTGAATACCTTTTAAACTCTTCGGAGGTTTTAAAGGCGAAAGGTAATACAAAGCATTGCCTTTTGAAGGATGGCAAACTGGTCTCCATACCAAAGCATGTAAAAGAAAAGCTTAGTCAATTCTTTTCAAATCCCTGTAAGCGTTGA
- a CDS encoding mannose-1-phosphate guanylyltransferase/mannose-6-phosphate isomerase, which yields MKVIILAGGSGTRLWPLSRENYPKQFLKIFGDKSLLLMTYERALKLANHEDIVIISHQDYKNHIVNDLYPYTGYSLVLEPQRKNTGPAVALGLLYIRDVLKASLEEEVLILVSDHYIEPQDRFVEYMHFGKLVAKDGYVVAFGIQPSSPDVNFGYIKAGNEIKAEGELKAYAIKRFVEKPPIQTARAFLEEGGYFWNSGNFFLRLDVGLEEFETNAQEIGQHMKKGYAEFLKAYHQLPDIAFDYIEMEKTKRGAVIPMDITWSDVGSFDGLYRLLQKEDSNNACVGDVFCLDTEGSLVLSSYRLLCTVGLKDTLIVETKDSVLVMKKDGSAKVKELVKLLKESKRREVIEHIEKNEAWGKSILLEEGQGYSVHKLILYPGKRISKRMHMHHNRVWMMLKGTLYIKFNELDFYFTPGESKYVKRTEAYSMENPGFIPAELLEIRMGEYIDDGDVILLEDEG from the coding sequence ATGAAAGTTATTATATTAGCAGGAGGAAGTGGCACTAGGCTTTGGCCCCTTTCAAGAGAAAACTATCCCAAGCAGTTTTTAAAAATCTTTGGGGATAAATCATTGCTTTTAATGACCTACGAAAGGGCGCTAAAGCTTGCAAATCATGAAGATATAGTAATAATAAGCCATCAAGATTACAAAAACCATATAGTTAATGACCTTTATCCATATACGGGTTATTCCCTTGTACTTGAGCCTCAGAGGAAAAATACTGGTCCTGCTGTAGCTTTAGGCCTGCTTTATATAAGGGATGTATTAAAGGCTTCTTTGGAAGAGGAGGTGCTTATCCTTGTCTCGGACCACTACATAGAACCACAGGATAGGTTTGTAGAGTATATGCATTTTGGCAAGCTTGTGGCAAAGGATGGTTATGTGGTGGCTTTTGGCATTCAACCCTCCTCCCCAGATGTAAACTTTGGATACATAAAGGCTGGCAATGAAATAAAAGCGGAGGGAGAGCTTAAAGCTTATGCTATAAAAAGGTTTGTTGAAAAGCCACCAATTCAAACTGCTAGGGCCTTTTTGGAAGAAGGAGGATATTTCTGGAATTCGGGCAACTTTTTCCTTAGATTGGATGTGGGCTTGGAAGAGTTTGAAACAAACGCACAAGAGATAGGCCAACACATGAAAAAGGGTTATGCTGAATTTCTAAAAGCTTATCACCAGCTACCAGACATAGCCTTTGATTACATTGAGATGGAAAAGACAAAAAGGGGTGCTGTTATCCCTATGGATATAACATGGAGCGATGTTGGCTCCTTTGATGGTTTATACAGACTTCTTCAAAAGGAAGATTCAAACAACGCCTGTGTGGGTGATGTTTTTTGTTTGGACACGGAAGGTTCTCTTGTTTTGAGCAGTTATAGGCTCCTTTGTACAGTAGGGCTAAAAGATACTCTAATAGTGGAGACAAAGGACAGTGTGTTGGTTATGAAAAAGGATGGTTCTGCAAAGGTTAAAGAACTTGTAAAACTTTTGAAGGAAAGCAAAAGGAGAGAGGTTATAGAACATATAGAAAAAAACGAGGCATGGGGAAAAAGCATTTTGCTTGAGGAGGGACAGGGTTATAGCGTACATAAGCTTATCCTTTATCCAGGCAAGCGTATATCAAAGAGAATGCACATGCACCACAATAGGGTGTGGATGATGCTAAAAGGGACGTTGTATATAAAGTTTAATGAGCTGGATTTCTATTTTACACCTGGTGAATCAAAGTATGTGAAAAGAACAGAAGCTTACAGCATGGAAAACCCAGGTTTTATTCCCGCAGAGCTTCTTGAGATAAGAATGGGTGAATATATAGATGACGGTGATGTTATCCTTTTAGAAGATGAAGGGTAA
- a CDS encoding bacitracin resistance protein BacA, with protein sequence MREETKMAIRKSIPFLQSNGERLTSRMYQILFEKNPELRNMFESNNSKKLASALLAFAQNLDRLHVLEPAINTMALAHAKAGVKPEHYPKVWDALYQAMVEMGVGQDLIEAWKEAYWFLADVLISKEKRLYACLEEVKGGVP encoded by the coding sequence ATGCGGGAAGAAACAAAGATGGCCATAAGAAAAAGCATACCCTTTTTGCAGTCTAACGGCGAGAGGTTAACCTCTCGCATGTACCAGATACTCTTTGAAAAGAACCCAGAGCTTAGGAACATGTTTGAAAGCAACAATTCCAAAAAGCTCGCCAGTGCTTTGCTTGCCTTTGCCCAGAACCTGGATAGGCTACATGTATTGGAGCCAGCCATAAACACAATGGCGCTTGCCCATGCAAAGGCTGGTGTAAAGCCCGAACACTACCCTAAGGTTTGGGATGCCCTTTACCAGGCCATGGTTGAAATGGGTGTTGGCCAAGACCTTATTGAGGCATGGAAGGAAGCCTATTGGTTTTTGGCCGATGTGCTAATTAGCAAAGAGAAAAGGCTTTACGCATGCCTTGAAGAGGTCAAAGGAGGTGTGCCATGA
- the pstA gene encoding phosphate ABC transporter permease PstA gives MKLKTYRKIVNWTMLSIASLMAVYGIFWLFWILGSLLINGFKYFGPELIYLDPTPAGVEGGGLRPAFVGHFIIATLATILGVPIGLMAGIYFSEYGQNSKFFRVLRNITDIMVSTPSIIMGAVVYAILVKPIGHFNGLSGAVALALLMVPVIAVTTDEMLKLVPQQMRDAAYALGAYKWQMIKSVVLRAAKVGILTGVILGVARISGETAPLLFTAFNNAHLNLNLMKPMASITVTVFNYVMGPYHYWHEQAWAASLILTLGVLVLSIVARLVLHGKITNPLAYMFRRIRKEA, from the coding sequence ATGAAATTAAAAACCTATAGAAAAATTGTTAATTGGACCATGCTTTCCATAGCTTCTTTAATGGCTGTTTATGGTATTTTTTGGCTGTTTTGGATACTTGGTTCCTTACTTATAAACGGATTTAAATACTTTGGACCAGAGCTTATATACCTTGATCCCACACCTGCAGGCGTGGAGGGTGGTGGATTAAGACCTGCCTTTGTAGGACATTTTATAATCGCAACCTTAGCAACCATTTTAGGAGTCCCTATAGGGTTAATGGCTGGCATATACTTTTCGGAATACGGACAGAATAGTAAGTTTTTTAGAGTTTTAAGAAATATAACAGATATTATGGTAAGCACACCATCCATCATAATGGGCGCCGTGGTATACGCCATACTTGTCAAACCAATAGGACACTTTAATGGCCTTTCTGGAGCTGTGGCTTTGGCCCTTCTCATGGTGCCTGTTATAGCGGTAACCACCGATGAGATGTTAAAGCTGGTCCCCCAACAGATGAGGGATGCGGCCTATGCCCTTGGCGCCTACAAGTGGCAGATGATAAAAAGTGTGGTCCTCAGGGCTGCAAAGGTGGGTATACTTACGGGTGTTATTTTGGGTGTGGCAAGGATATCGGGCGAAACTGCTCCCTTGCTTTTTACAGCCTTTAACAATGCTCACTTAAACCTTAATCTTATGAAGCCTATGGCCAGTATAACGGTTACTGTGTTCAACTATGTAATGGGCCCCTATCACTATTGGCATGAACAAGCTTGGGCAGCTTCTCTTATCCTAACCTTAGGTGTGTTGGTCCTTTCCATAGTGGCAAGGCTTGTGCTTCATGGGAAAATAACCAACCCATTGGCTTACATGTTTAGGAGAATTAGGAAGGAGGCTTGA
- a CDS encoding AtpZ/AtpI family protein has protein sequence MKGKDFLALNVGLNLVGGIIAGLLVGYAFDRWLMEGLFKIRTSPFGLLFFFFIGIISGFLNAYRDLKRID, from the coding sequence ATGAAGGGTAAGGATTTTTTGGCTCTAAATGTAGGGCTTAATCTTGTGGGTGGTATAATAGCTGGGCTTTTGGTGGGTTATGCCTTTGATAGGTGGCTCATGGAGGGGCTTTTTAAGATAAGGACCTCTCCCTTTGGTCTTTTATTCTTCTTTTTTATTGGTATAATATCTGGCTTTCTCAACGCTTACAGGGATTTGAAAAGAATTGACTAA